The following coding sequences lie in one Alloacidobacterium dinghuense genomic window:
- the glpK gene encoding glycerol kinase GlpK, with protein sequence MPYILSLDQGTTSSRAILFAQDGSIVASSQKEFRQIYPNSGWVEHDPYDILTSQLSSAIDALTRAGARPRDISALGITNQRETVIVWDRETSKPIYNAIVWQDRRTAGTCQQLVQNGMEDTVRCKTGLLIDPYFSASKIAWILDNIEGAREKAEAGKLAFGTVDSWLIWNLTSGKKHVTDYTNASRTMLFNIVEGTWDKDLLTLFKIPSQMMPEVTWSSGEIGEVTTTLGLGSIPIAGIAGDQQGALFGQLCLKAGDAKNTYGTGCFLLQNIGQTFVSSKHRLITTLICSLNRRLEYAFEGSIFIGGAVVQWLRDNLKLIRASSEVEALAQSVKDSDGVVLVPAFVGLGAPHWDAHASGLLIGLRRSTQPGHIARAALESIAFQVSDVIDAMNSESANWFFELRVDGGAAVNDMLMQFQADLLGIPVLRPAVTETTALGAAYLAGLAVGFWENPEQIWSLRKNDTRFEPKADPKETARLRERWHNAVERSKHWTQDEKQA encoded by the coding sequence ATGCCCTATATCCTTTCGCTTGATCAGGGAACTACCAGTTCGCGCGCGATCCTCTTTGCTCAAGATGGCTCGATCGTCGCGTCTTCCCAGAAAGAATTTCGACAAATCTATCCGAATTCTGGATGGGTCGAGCATGACCCATACGACATCCTGACCTCACAGCTCAGCTCAGCGATCGATGCGTTAACACGTGCTGGCGCCCGTCCGCGGGACATATCCGCGCTAGGCATTACGAACCAACGCGAAACCGTGATTGTGTGGGACCGTGAAACCAGCAAACCCATCTACAACGCAATTGTCTGGCAGGATCGCCGCACAGCAGGTACCTGTCAACAACTCGTCCAGAATGGGATGGAAGACACAGTGCGCTGCAAGACAGGGCTTCTTATCGATCCGTATTTCTCAGCCAGCAAGATCGCATGGATATTGGACAACATTGAGGGAGCAAGAGAAAAAGCCGAAGCTGGCAAGCTGGCATTCGGCACCGTTGATAGCTGGCTTATCTGGAACCTGACCAGCGGCAAGAAACACGTCACTGATTATACGAACGCTTCTCGCACCATGCTCTTCAATATTGTCGAAGGCACCTGGGACAAAGACCTCCTAACTCTTTTCAAAATCCCATCGCAGATGATGCCCGAAGTAACGTGGTCGAGCGGCGAGATTGGTGAGGTGACCACGACACTCGGACTTGGCTCTATCCCCATCGCGGGAATTGCAGGAGATCAACAGGGCGCTCTCTTCGGCCAACTATGCTTGAAAGCTGGCGATGCCAAAAACACCTACGGCACGGGCTGCTTTCTGCTCCAGAACATCGGCCAAACATTCGTTTCATCCAAACACCGCCTGATTACAACGCTGATCTGTAGTCTGAACCGGCGCCTCGAATACGCGTTTGAAGGCAGCATCTTTATCGGCGGGGCAGTCGTGCAATGGTTGCGCGATAACCTGAAACTCATTCGCGCCTCTTCCGAAGTGGAGGCACTCGCTCAATCGGTAAAAGACTCCGACGGTGTTGTCCTTGTACCGGCCTTTGTCGGCCTTGGCGCCCCGCACTGGGACGCGCACGCCAGCGGCCTGCTGATTGGATTACGCCGCAGCACGCAACCGGGACACATCGCCCGTGCCGCACTTGAAAGCATTGCCTTCCAAGTCTCTGATGTCATCGACGCGATGAATTCGGAATCGGCCAACTGGTTTTTCGAGCTGCGCGTGGATGGAGGCGCCGCAGTCAATGACATGCTTATGCAATTTCAGGCCGATCTTCTCGGAATTCCTGTCCTGCGTCCGGCCGTAACGGAAACCACAGCGCTGGGCGCCGCTTATCTCGCAGGTCTCGCAGTCGGCTTCTGGGAGAACCCCGAACAAATCTGGTCGCTGAGAAAAAATGACACGCGGTTTGAACCGAAAGCCGATCCCAAAGAAACAGCTCGCTTGCGCGAGCGTTGGCACAATGCGGTCGAACGCTCGAAGCACTGGACACAGGATGAAAAACAGGCATGA
- a CDS encoding glycerol-3-phosphate dehydrogenase/oxidase codes for MNREQMIAQIAHRSTPWDIVVIGGGATGMGVAVDAATRGFDVLLLEAKDFGKGTSSRSTKLVHGGVRYLEQGNVSLVMEALKERGLLRQNAPHLVSDLAFIVPNYSWWEAPFYGIGLKLYDMLAGKYGFGKSRVLSADETLERLPTLQTDGLRGGVIYYDGQFDDSRLLIHLAATAADHGAALANYMPVTSLLKDEEGYLNGVTARDDETGLEYQIHAQVVVNATGMFTDHIRRMADPESAAIVEPSQGIHLVFERSFLEGDAAIMVPHTSDGRVMFAIPWHGHTLVGTTDTPIEQPSYEPRPFEQEIQFILDTAALYLSRPPKRSDVLSVYVGIRPLVKAGGPAAKTSAIARDHTIHVDNSGLLTITGGKWTTYRHMAEDCVDHAITLGKLREEPCITKTLKIHGYSKHTEDLGSLWVYGSDATSILDIAARDSKLSKPLHPELPYIGAEVAWATRQEMARKVEDALARRTRALFLNAQAAHEMALSAARIMAEELHQGEDWIKQQVSEFQALASQYSLR; via the coding sequence ATGAATCGTGAACAAATGATCGCGCAGATCGCGCATCGTTCGACTCCGTGGGACATCGTCGTGATCGGCGGCGGAGCAACAGGGATGGGTGTCGCTGTGGATGCCGCAACCCGTGGCTTCGATGTATTGTTGCTCGAAGCTAAGGACTTCGGCAAGGGCACATCGAGCCGCAGCACGAAACTGGTCCACGGAGGCGTACGCTATCTTGAACAAGGCAATGTTTCGCTGGTAATGGAGGCGCTGAAGGAACGCGGCCTTCTGCGTCAGAACGCGCCGCACTTAGTCAGCGATCTTGCCTTCATCGTTCCTAATTACTCCTGGTGGGAAGCGCCCTTTTACGGCATCGGCCTAAAACTGTATGACATGCTTGCGGGCAAATACGGTTTCGGCAAATCTCGCGTTCTTTCCGCGGATGAAACGCTGGAGCGCCTGCCCACGCTTCAAACTGATGGCCTCCGCGGCGGTGTTATCTATTACGACGGACAGTTCGACGATTCGCGTCTGCTCATTCATCTCGCGGCAACTGCCGCTGATCATGGCGCTGCCCTCGCAAACTACATGCCGGTAACGAGCCTTCTCAAAGATGAAGAGGGCTATCTCAATGGCGTCACCGCGCGCGATGATGAAACCGGCCTTGAATACCAGATTCACGCTCAGGTAGTGGTGAATGCCACTGGCATGTTCACCGATCACATTCGACGGATGGCCGATCCGGAATCCGCTGCCATAGTAGAACCCAGCCAGGGCATTCATCTCGTCTTCGAACGATCGTTTCTCGAAGGCGACGCCGCCATCATGGTGCCTCATACGAGTGACGGCCGTGTGATGTTTGCTATTCCCTGGCACGGGCACACACTCGTCGGCACAACTGACACGCCGATCGAGCAGCCATCTTATGAGCCACGACCGTTTGAGCAGGAAATCCAATTCATCCTCGACACGGCAGCACTTTACTTAAGCCGTCCGCCAAAACGAAGCGACGTGCTAAGCGTCTACGTGGGAATCCGCCCTCTGGTTAAGGCCGGCGGTCCTGCGGCAAAAACTTCTGCGATCGCACGCGACCACACGATCCATGTCGACAATTCCGGATTACTCACGATCACGGGGGGCAAGTGGACAACCTATCGCCACATGGCTGAAGATTGCGTCGATCATGCAATCACGCTGGGAAAACTCCGCGAAGAACCTTGTATAACCAAAACACTCAAGATTCACGGCTATAGCAAACATACTGAGGATCTGGGTAGCCTATGGGTCTATGGCTCAGACGCAACTTCGATCCTGGACATTGCAGCACGTGATTCAAAGCTAAGCAAGCCGCTGCATCCCGAACTTCCTTACATTGGCGCAGAAGTGGCATGGGCAACGCGGCAGGAGATGGCTCGCAAAGTAGAGGATGCTCTGGCGCGCCGAACCCGCGCGTTGTTCCTCAATGCACAGGCCGCACACGAAATGGCATTATCAGCGGCGCGCATTATGGCGGAAGAACTGCACCAGGGAGAAGACTGGATCAAACAACAGGTCTCCGAATTTCAAGCCCTCGCGAGTCAATACAGTTTACGATGA
- a CDS encoding MIP/aquaporin family protein: protein MRSPFFGEFMGTLVLILLGNGVVAGVLLKRSKAENSGWMVIATGWAFAVLCGIFTAVLCGSQDAHLNPAITLAMAVQSGDFSKVAVFIPAQMLGAFVGAILVWLHYLPHWKATEDPQAKRAIFCTAPAIRSLPANFFSEVVGTAVLVFVVGAMSSKLVLSTGIAGGLSPYLIGCLVWSIGLSLGGTTGYAINPARDLGPRIAHATLPIAGKGNSDWGYALIPVFGPCTGAVLAALLLRALGA from the coding sequence ATGAGGTCACCATTCTTCGGTGAGTTTATGGGCACGCTGGTGCTCATCCTGCTCGGCAACGGTGTAGTTGCTGGTGTGCTTTTGAAACGCTCGAAAGCAGAAAACAGCGGCTGGATGGTGATTGCTACCGGCTGGGCCTTTGCCGTACTCTGCGGAATCTTTACCGCGGTTCTTTGCGGCAGCCAGGATGCGCACCTCAATCCTGCAATCACGCTTGCCATGGCTGTACAGTCGGGCGACTTCAGCAAGGTTGCTGTATTTATACCTGCTCAGATGCTTGGCGCCTTCGTCGGAGCTATCCTTGTGTGGCTGCACTACTTGCCACATTGGAAAGCCACGGAAGATCCGCAGGCCAAGCGCGCAATCTTTTGCACTGCCCCTGCTATCCGGAGTCTGCCAGCCAACTTCTTCTCTGAAGTAGTTGGCACAGCCGTCCTCGTATTTGTAGTGGGAGCGATGAGCTCAAAGCTGGTTCTTTCCACTGGGATCGCAGGCGGGCTCTCACCCTACCTTATCGGTTGCCTTGTCTGGTCCATCGGCCTTTCACTCGGGGGAACCACAGGTTATGCGATCAATCCCGCTCGCGACCTCGGCCCACGCATAGCCCATGCAACGCTTCCAATCGCCGGCAAAGGAAACAGCGATTGGGGCTATGCGCTTATTCCGGTCTTCGGTCCATGCACAGGAGCGGTTCTTGCAGCCCTGCTGTTGCGCGCCCTTGGCGCTTAG
- a CDS encoding mechanosensitive ion channel family protein yields the protein MWQQVEESLRESMGRVFTKIATLLPGILAFVLVFLIFLAIAWLLAMLVRSVLTAAKFDERMSSGASTLTEWSPIHTPTILMTRIVFWSFVTIGVLVGVSAFEAASAESGISAYVFAYVPRVIGAAVLLFLGTVIGRFLSRSVLISAVNLNLQYARLLATGVRWLVFVLTAAMVLDHLAIGGAIVDLAFGILFGGIVLALALAVGLGSRDLVSRSLEREAHRPLEAPIEEKLHHF from the coding sequence ATGTGGCAACAAGTTGAAGAATCATTGCGTGAGTCCATGGGGCGAGTCTTCACGAAGATCGCGACTCTGTTGCCGGGAATTCTTGCTTTCGTGCTTGTGTTCCTTATCTTTCTCGCGATTGCGTGGCTGCTGGCAATGCTGGTGCGAAGCGTGCTCACCGCGGCGAAGTTTGATGAGCGAATGAGTTCTGGTGCGAGTACGCTGACGGAGTGGTCGCCGATCCATACGCCGACAATTCTCATGACACGGATTGTTTTCTGGTCGTTCGTTACCATCGGGGTGCTTGTCGGAGTTTCAGCATTTGAGGCGGCTTCGGCAGAGTCTGGGATTTCTGCCTACGTCTTCGCCTATGTGCCGCGTGTGATTGGTGCCGCGGTATTGCTGTTCCTCGGAACCGTCATTGGGCGGTTTCTTTCGCGAAGTGTGCTCATCAGCGCGGTCAATCTCAATCTGCAATATGCGCGATTGCTGGCCACGGGCGTGCGTTGGCTCGTCTTCGTACTTACGGCTGCCATGGTGCTCGATCACCTTGCGATTGGCGGTGCAATTGTCGATCTCGCTTTCGGCATTCTCTTCGGCGGAATTGTGCTTGCGCTGGCGCTAGCAGTCGGGCTTGGCTCGCGCGATCTGGTGAGCCGGTCACTGGAACGAGAAGCGCATCGACCGCTGGAGGCACCAATCGAAGAAAAGCTACACCACTTCTAA
- the treS gene encoding maltose alpha-D-glucosyltransferase, with product MGTHITPVRRAKKAGSASDPLWYKDAIIYELHVRAFADSNSDGIGDFPGLMQKLDYLQDLGVTCLWLLPFFPSPLRDDGYDIADYLTVHPSYGTLDDFKAFLDAAHQRGLQVMIELVINHSSDQHPWFQRARHAPSGSPERDFYVWSDTDQKYKDARIIFTDTEKSNWTWDPVAQAYFWHRFFSHQPDLNYDNPLVMEEVLKILRYWLDMGVDALRLDAIPYIVERDGTNCENLPETHATIKKIRAAMDEGYSNRVILAEANQWPTDVRPYFGDGDECHMAFHFPLMPRIYMALRQEDRLPITEIMAQTPEIPESCQWGLFLRNHDELTLEMVTDDERDYMYLAYSADPRMRINIGIRRRLAALVDNNRRRIELLNSILFSFPGTPILYYGDEIGMGDNIYLGDRNGVRTPMQWTADRNAGFSRANPAQLYSPVIMDPVWGYQAINVEAQQSDASSLLNWMRNMIALRKLFQVFGRGTLKFLPSANRKVLAYVRQYGNEQVLCLANLSRFAQPVQLDLAEFEGMTPIEMLGYVEFPTITKQAYPLTIGPYGFLWLEIQPASANWGEPAVNESPKVAIETAREADWEAIFTGPNGDQLKATVLPEFLQRQRWFGSKSKQIMSATVTDWCPFDDGRSALVMVNVEFVEGGMESYFVPLSVLYGEAAQVVRDTNSNAIVANVRTSDSEGLLCDAPVRESACRKLLSVISQDETIQSRYGTIRGSSSRVLAELMRGVDDDVSVRRSSAEQSNTSILFGDQLIMKCFRKQEFGPNPDTEIARFFTERTNFTQIAPFGGSIEYSRDGQSPATLVMLQGLVANQGDGWQWTLEELERYFESCASASLPLDSHAATEIESVRSHAGFYLEAASMLGRRTAEMHLALASSDEIEEFRPEIVSAKEIEQISAELANHAAQMMELLKANLSHLADDSVEMGALVLSKRRDTIAGLRQLAKVKENLVRTRIHGDYHLGQVLRAKADFVILDFEGEPARTLVERRRKQVPLKDVAGMLRSFHYAAFSAMAKHTTRRPEDPHQMEPWARLWVSAVAEEFLRAYRQTAAESTIVPRNDEAFQLVLNAYVLDKALYELGYELNNRPDWVRIPLVGILSLLS from the coding sequence ATGGGCACGCACATAACTCCAGTGAGAAGAGCAAAAAAAGCGGGCAGTGCAAGTGATCCTCTTTGGTATAAGGACGCGATCATCTATGAGTTGCATGTGCGTGCCTTCGCAGACAGCAATAGTGATGGCATCGGCGACTTCCCGGGGCTGATGCAGAAGCTCGATTATCTGCAGGACCTGGGTGTTACCTGCTTATGGCTTTTGCCATTCTTTCCGTCGCCCCTACGTGATGACGGCTATGACATCGCCGATTATCTGACAGTCCACCCCAGCTATGGAACGCTCGACGATTTCAAGGCCTTCCTGGATGCGGCACACCAGCGTGGCCTGCAGGTGATGATTGAGCTGGTTATCAATCACTCGTCCGATCAGCATCCATGGTTCCAGCGCGCGCGCCATGCACCCTCAGGGTCACCCGAGCGCGATTTCTACGTCTGGAGCGATACAGACCAGAAGTACAAAGACGCCCGCATCATTTTCACTGACACAGAGAAATCAAACTGGACATGGGATCCGGTGGCGCAGGCATATTTCTGGCATCGCTTCTTTTCGCATCAGCCGGATTTGAACTACGACAACCCGCTGGTTATGGAAGAGGTGCTAAAGATCCTCCGTTATTGGCTTGACATGGGGGTGGATGCGCTGCGTTTGGATGCGATTCCATACATCGTCGAGCGCGACGGCACCAACTGCGAAAATCTCCCGGAAACCCACGCGACGATCAAGAAAATTCGTGCCGCGATGGATGAGGGCTACAGCAATCGGGTAATTCTGGCGGAAGCGAACCAGTGGCCGACGGATGTGCGTCCGTATTTTGGCGACGGCGACGAATGCCACATGGCATTTCACTTTCCGCTGATGCCGCGCATTTACATGGCGCTGCGCCAGGAAGACCGTCTGCCAATTACGGAAATCATGGCGCAGACGCCCGAGATTCCCGAGAGCTGTCAATGGGGTTTGTTTTTACGTAACCATGATGAGTTGACACTCGAAATGGTGACGGATGATGAGCGCGACTACATGTATTTGGCATATAGTGCGGACCCACGAATGCGCATCAATATCGGAATACGGCGCAGGCTGGCTGCGCTCGTTGACAACAACCGTCGACGCATCGAGCTACTGAATAGTATTTTGTTTTCTTTTCCAGGAACGCCCATTCTCTATTACGGCGACGAGATCGGGATGGGCGATAACATTTATCTCGGTGATCGCAATGGCGTACGTACCCCAATGCAGTGGACGGCTGATCGCAATGCAGGATTTTCGCGGGCCAACCCAGCGCAACTCTACAGCCCAGTAATTATGGATCCAGTCTGGGGGTATCAGGCGATCAACGTAGAAGCGCAGCAGAGCGATGCGTCATCGCTTCTGAACTGGATGCGCAACATGATCGCTTTGCGCAAGCTGTTTCAGGTTTTCGGACGAGGGACGCTCAAGTTTTTGCCGTCAGCGAACAGAAAAGTGCTTGCGTACGTTCGTCAGTACGGTAATGAGCAGGTACTATGCCTGGCGAATCTCTCGCGTTTCGCGCAGCCCGTGCAACTCGACTTAGCTGAGTTCGAGGGGATGACGCCGATTGAAATGCTTGGCTACGTGGAATTTCCGACGATTACCAAGCAGGCGTATCCTTTGACGATCGGTCCCTATGGCTTTCTCTGGCTGGAGATCCAGCCCGCGTCGGCGAATTGGGGTGAGCCCGCGGTCAATGAGAGCCCGAAGGTGGCGATTGAGACTGCTCGTGAAGCTGATTGGGAAGCCATTTTTACCGGTCCCAACGGCGATCAGCTGAAAGCGACTGTACTGCCGGAGTTCCTGCAACGGCAACGTTGGTTTGGATCCAAGTCAAAGCAAATCATGTCTGCGACGGTCACAGACTGGTGTCCGTTCGATGATGGCCGCTCTGCGCTTGTGATGGTAAACGTTGAGTTCGTCGAGGGCGGGATGGAGAGCTACTTCGTGCCATTGAGCGTTCTTTACGGCGAAGCTGCACAGGTGGTGAGAGACACAAATTCGAATGCGATTGTCGCAAATGTCCGCACATCTGATAGCGAGGGACTTTTGTGCGACGCTCCAGTCCGTGAGAGCGCTTGCCGCAAGCTTCTTTCGGTTATCTCGCAAGATGAGACGATCCAGAGCAGGTATGGAACCATTCGCGGGTCGTCGAGCAGGGTGCTCGCCGAACTAATGCGTGGTGTGGATGATGATGTTTCTGTGCGACGTAGTTCGGCAGAACAGAGCAACACATCGATCCTGTTTGGTGATCAACTTATAATGAAGTGTTTCCGTAAACAGGAATTCGGGCCGAATCCTGATACGGAAATTGCGCGGTTTTTTACCGAGCGCACCAATTTCACGCAGATTGCACCGTTTGGCGGATCGATTGAATACTCGAGAGACGGCCAGTCGCCTGCAACACTTGTAATGCTCCAGGGACTTGTTGCCAACCAAGGTGATGGATGGCAATGGACGCTGGAAGAATTGGAGCGCTATTTCGAAAGCTGCGCTTCGGCTTCACTTCCGCTGGACAGCCATGCGGCGACCGAGATTGAGTCGGTGCGTTCGCATGCGGGCTTTTACCTTGAAGCGGCGAGTATGCTCGGCCGCAGAACTGCCGAGATGCATTTGGCGCTCGCATCGTCTGATGAGATCGAAGAGTTTCGGCCGGAAATTGTTTCGGCAAAGGAGATAGAGCAGATCAGCGCCGAACTTGCGAACCATGCGGCACAAATGATGGAACTGTTGAAGGCCAATCTATCTCATCTCGCGGACGATTCTGTTGAAATGGGGGCTCTGGTCTTAAGCAAGAGGCGAGACACAATCGCCGGCTTACGCCAGTTGGCCAAAGTGAAAGAAAATCTTGTGCGGACCCGAATCCATGGTGACTATCACCTCGGACAAGTACTCAGAGCGAAGGCCGACTTTGTAATTCTTGACTTTGAAGGTGAGCCAGCTCGCACTCTTGTAGAGCGAAGACGAAAGCAGGTGCCCTTGAAAGACGTGGCAGGGATGCTGCGATCCTTTCATTACGCTGCATTCTCAGCGATGGCGAAACATACAACGCGGCGTCCGGAAGATCCTCACCAGATGGAGCCATGGGCGAGGTTATGGGTTTCAGCGGTCGCTGAAGAATTTCTGCGCGCCTATCGACAAACGGCCGCAGAGTCTACGATCGTTCCACGCAATGATGAGGCGTTTCAGCTTGTCCTGAATGCATATGTGCTGGATAAGGCCCTCTATGAGCTTGGTTATGAGCTTAACAATCGGCCGGATTGGGTCCGCATTCCGCTTGTAGGAATATTGTCACTGTTGTCGTAA
- a CDS encoding maltotransferase domain-containing protein, translating into MTKPVDGRKRVVIEGVDPEIDAGRFPIKRIVGDSVRIEANVFGDGHDRVVCYLLFRRKDEAPLRVKMESLGNDRWQASFRVNRQGEYFYAIVGSVDHFGTWRSDLMKRLEAGQDVALELQTGGILVEQVAKRAKGEDAIQLSEWARILRTKSGDEDTKVVALDAKLAATMERYPDTDLETKYERELRVVVDRNKARFSSWYEMFPRSCSAIPGKHGTFQDAEARLEYVAGMGFDVLYLPPIHPIGQSFRKGKNNSVTAETGDVGSPWAIGSHLGGHTSIHPELGTLDDFKRLEARAKDFGLEMAMDIAFQCSPDHPWVKEHPSWFKHRADGSIQYAENPPKKYQDIYPLDFESEDWSELWDALKGVFVFWIEQGVRIFRVDNPHTKAFLFWEWAIAEIKRDHEDVLFLAEAFTRPRVMERLAKLGFSQSYTYFTWRNTKPEITEYLEQLMRTEIKEYFRPNFWPNTPDILPESLQIDGKAAFVSRLVLAGTLGTNYGIYGPAFELLENVPAKPGGEEYLNSEKYELKQWDIVAQRSLTAVIRLVNQARRENAALQMNHELFFHTTDNPYLICYSKRSAEGDNTVLVVVNLDPFHVQAGWVELDLNRLGLNPREPFQLHDQLADKRYLWQGSRNYVELSPFEIPAHVMRVMRRVRTEKDFDYYL; encoded by the coding sequence ATGACGAAGCCTGTAGATGGAAGAAAACGCGTAGTGATTGAAGGCGTTGATCCTGAGATCGACGCAGGCCGTTTTCCAATCAAGCGTATTGTTGGCGACTCGGTTCGAATAGAAGCAAACGTCTTTGGGGACGGACATGATCGAGTGGTCTGCTATCTCTTGTTCCGCCGCAAGGATGAAGCTCCGCTTCGCGTCAAGATGGAGTCGCTGGGGAATGATCGCTGGCAGGCTTCATTCCGCGTCAATCGGCAGGGAGAATACTTCTACGCGATCGTAGGGAGCGTCGATCACTTCGGCACTTGGCGAAGCGACTTGATGAAGCGGCTTGAGGCTGGTCAAGATGTCGCTCTGGAACTACAAACGGGCGGCATTCTCGTGGAGCAGGTAGCGAAGCGCGCGAAAGGCGAGGATGCAATCCAACTGAGCGAATGGGCTCGCATCCTGAGAACTAAGAGTGGAGATGAAGACACCAAGGTAGTAGCTCTTGACGCAAAACTTGCCGCAACGATGGAGCGCTACCCGGACACTGACCTCGAAACAAAATATGAGCGGGAACTGCGCGTTGTTGTCGATCGTAATAAGGCGCGCTTCTCCAGTTGGTATGAGATGTTTCCGCGTTCATGTTCAGCTATTCCTGGAAAGCATGGAACGTTCCAGGATGCAGAAGCACGCTTGGAATACGTCGCGGGCATGGGCTTTGATGTTCTCTATCTACCTCCAATACATCCGATAGGGCAGAGTTTTCGAAAAGGCAAAAACAATTCCGTAACTGCAGAAACAGGCGATGTCGGAAGCCCATGGGCGATTGGTTCTCATCTGGGTGGTCATACATCGATCCATCCCGAGCTGGGGACGCTTGACGATTTCAAACGTCTGGAGGCAAGGGCGAAAGACTTTGGGCTGGAAATGGCCATGGACATCGCCTTTCAATGCTCGCCGGATCACCCATGGGTGAAAGAGCATCCTTCATGGTTTAAGCATCGAGCCGATGGGTCTATCCAATACGCGGAAAACCCGCCGAAGAAATACCAGGATATTTATCCTCTAGATTTTGAGAGCGAAGATTGGTCGGAACTCTGGGATGCGCTGAAAGGCGTGTTCGTCTTCTGGATTGAACAGGGTGTCCGTATTTTCCGCGTCGATAATCCACACACGAAGGCGTTTCTGTTCTGGGAGTGGGCCATCGCTGAAATCAAGCGCGACCACGAGGATGTGCTTTTCCTGGCGGAGGCATTCACGCGTCCTCGCGTGATGGAACGTCTTGCAAAACTCGGATTCTCGCAGTCCTACACGTATTTCACATGGAGAAACACGAAGCCGGAAATCACGGAATATCTTGAACAGTTGATGCGTACTGAGATCAAAGAATACTTCCGTCCTAATTTCTGGCCAAATACGCCCGACATTTTGCCGGAATCGTTACAGATAGACGGCAAGGCAGCGTTTGTGTCGCGTCTCGTTCTAGCGGGAACCTTAGGAACAAACTATGGGATATACGGCCCGGCATTTGAGCTACTAGAAAACGTCCCGGCGAAGCCAGGCGGCGAAGAATACTTGAACTCAGAGAAATATGAGCTAAAACAGTGGGACATCGTTGCTCAGAGAAGTCTGACCGCCGTGATCCGGTTGGTAAATCAAGCACGGCGAGAGAATGCTGCTCTGCAAATGAACCATGAGTTGTTCTTTCATACGACGGATAATCCTTACCTCATTTGCTATAGCAAGAGAAGTGCGGAAGGCGACAATACGGTCCTGGTAGTTGTGAATCTCGATCCTTTCCATGTTCAAGCGGGATGGGTTGAGTTAGATCTCAATAGACTGGGGCTGAATCCACGTGAGCCGTTTCAGTTACATGACCAGCTTGCGGACAAACGTTATCTGTGGCAAGGATCGAGAAACTATGTCGAACTCTCTCCATTTGAGATTCCGGCACACGTCATGCGCGTGATGCGGCGAGTTCGAACTGAAAAAGATTTTGATTATTACTTGTAA
- a CDS encoding glycosyltransferase family 2 protein — translation MPKYSIVVPFHNEEDNVTTLYDRLKAVMEQVGDSFELVFVDDGSSDRTYKMLEEIAAVDSRVLVVKLRRNFGQTSALAAGFDHAQGEFILAMDGDLQHDPYEIPNFLEKLEEGYDVVSGWRKERIDNFVMRRIPSRCANWLMAKLSGVDIHDFGTTFKAYRREVIHNIPLYGEMHRFIPALASWYGASICEVPIKNVNRERGKSHYGIGRTFRVFFDLLTIRFLLKYMTRPLHFFGSFGALSMLGGGAISFFLLLLKLFTHQHVMDQHGPLFVIAGVLILAGIQMLAIGLLGELQVRHYHTATQRAPYTIDRLVRLRSPEEPSLLQEN, via the coding sequence ATGCCGAAGTATTCCATCGTCGTCCCTTTTCACAACGAAGAAGATAATGTAACCACTCTTTATGACCGTCTGAAGGCCGTGATGGAGCAGGTAGGCGACAGCTTCGAACTGGTGTTTGTGGATGACGGATCGAGCGACCGCACTTACAAGATGCTGGAAGAGATTGCCGCGGTCGACAGCCGCGTGCTGGTTGTCAAGCTGCGGCGCAATTTTGGTCAGACGTCGGCCCTGGCGGCCGGTTTCGATCATGCCCAAGGCGAATTCATTCTGGCCATGGATGGCGACCTGCAGCATGATCCTTATGAGATTCCGAACTTCCTCGAAAAGCTGGAAGAGGGCTACGACGTCGTAAGCGGATGGCGCAAGGAGCGCATCGACAACTTCGTGATGCGGCGGATTCCGTCACGTTGTGCTAATTGGCTGATGGCCAAACTCTCGGGTGTGGATATCCACGATTTTGGCACGACATTCAAGGCGTATCGCCGGGAAGTCATCCACAATATTCCGCTCTACGGCGAGATGCATCGGTTTATTCCCGCATTGGCCTCCTGGTATGGAGCCAGCATCTGCGAAGTTCCGATCAAGAATGTGAATCGCGAGAGAGGAAAATCGCACTACGGTATTGGCCGGACCTTCCGCGTCTTCTTCGATCTGCTGACGATTCGTTTTCTGTTGAAGTACATGACGCGTCCGTTGCACTTCTTCGGCAGTTTCGGCGCGCTGAGCATGCTTGGTGGAGGAGCAATTTCGTTCTTTCTGTTGCTGCTGAAACTGTTCACGCATCAGCATGTGATGGACCAGCACGGGCCGCTCTTTGTGATCGCCGGCGTGTTGATTCTCGCGGGCATTCAAATGCTTGCGATTGGGCTTCTTGGTGAACTTCAAGTGCGGCATTACCACACTGCAACGCAGCGCGCTCCTTACACGATTGACCGGCTTGTGCGTCTGCGGTCGCCCGAGGAGCCGAGTCTGCTGCAGGAGAATTAG